One segment of Macrotis lagotis isolate mMagLag1 chromosome 1, bilby.v1.9.chrom.fasta, whole genome shotgun sequence DNA contains the following:
- the LOC141492793 gene encoding olfactory receptor 14C36-like, translating to MANFTTIVTEFLLLGFSDNQELQILYSLLFFLLYSSGLMGNLLIVIITTFDRRLHSPMYFFLRNLSIVDACYISVTVPLASINSLVNNRVISVSGCAAQIFLLVFLAYFELTLLTIMARDHYVAICHPLHYTVIMRPSVCMRMTFTCFVTGMFFSGFHTGYTFRLSFCKSNVIPQFFCDIPSLLKLSCSETFSNMLSVIVSVLVVGLGCFAFIIASYSRIFSTVLRFPVKEDQRKAFSTCLPHIIVISLFLFSTAVVYLQPASESDSIKDIILSIFYSIIPPLLNPIIYSLRNKQIKEAIRLVMSRKLLLSNIV from the coding sequence ATGGCTAACTTTACCACCATCGTGACTGAATTTCTCCTTCTAGGGTTTTCTGATAACCAAGAGCtgcagattttatattctttgctATTCTTTCTACTTTACTCATCAGGCTTGATGGGGAATCTCCTCATTGTCATCATCACCACCTTTGACAGGAGACTCCACAGCCCCATGTACTTTTTCCTTAGGAATTTATCCATTGTCGATGCCTGCTACATATCAGTCACAGTTCCCCTAGCATCCATTAACTCCCTAGTGAACAACAGAGTTATTTCAGTTTCTGGATGTGCAGCTCAGATATTTCTGCTTGTATTCTTGGCATATTTTGAATTAACTTTGCTCACCATCATGGCCCGTGATCACTATGTTGCCATCTGCCACCCACTTCATTACACAGTGATCATGCGTCCCAGTGTCTGCATGAGGATGACGTTCACATGCTTTGTCACTGGCATGTTTTTTTCAGGTTTCCATACAGGTTACACATTTCGATTGTCTTTCTGTAAATCCAATGTGATCCCTCAGTTCTTCTGTGATATCCCCTCTCTCCTTAAGCTCTCTTGCTCAGAGACTTTCAGCAACATGTTATCAGTAATTGTCTCTGTTTTGGTGGTTGGGTTAGGCTGCTTTGCCTTCATCATTGCATCCTACAGTAGAATATTTTCGACAGTGCTCAGATTTCCAGTGAAAGAAGACCAAAGAAAAGCCTTCTCTACTTGCCTGCCCCACATTATTGTgatttctttgttccttttttcaaCTGCAGTTGTATACCTACAACCAGCTTCAGAATCTGACTCCATTAAAGACATAATCCTTTCAATATTCTATTCCATAATACCTCCCCTTTTGAACCCCATTATATACAGTCTACGGAATAAGCAGATAAAAGAAGCTATAAGGTTAGTAATGAGTAGAAAACTTCTGCTAAGTAATATTGTATAA